In the Pseudomonas sp. ADAK2 genome, one interval contains:
- a CDS encoding bifunctional O-antigen ligase/aminoglycoside phosphotransferase family protein, producing the protein MQLSGFNSTSNRVFDFICLWILPLGYLLLLCALFFLPGRSLHHKLFYGLFSIPSLIALCLRPRELKELLREPVFIALLLFAAWALLSLCWGPTDDESIPAQFKPALHTLLLFAGSYLLVRHRSEIIQPLLFSAAMVGLIASVYNLFMFAHIYEPGMRLIGGGAFDNPLLSSHIFGFFCAYWLSLSMTCKRRQMLWLSLPAMAIMFAAVIATGSRTPLVALTLAALWLGFICWNRRSIVLLAALTVSGLAVSVLFSRMLIERGDSFRFEIWQLALSRIAEHPWIGHGYNASLALDPGVGYTLQEPHSFALGVLYYVGIIGLLPWLFFQAWALLSSWRYRVQPLFIVASTWLIFGIGAGLTEGGGIISRPKEHWFLLWIPLALIAALSINQRARRLLATPVKTLTPTAFVQMAANAQVIEEDGLGPKVLRLVDGSFLKLFRRRRWYTSGSFNPYSERFAVNSEQLRTLGIPTPQTLALYRLEDGSSAVHYSPLPGNTLRQVLQGITAPAVRQALVERFGKFMAQLHEQGVYFRSLHLGNVLVLDDGEFGLIDLADMRIYPSSLSLSLRQRNLRHMQRYTEDRRWLFEDHFQALLQGYAATASTSAVNNLHRQVLAASNTARAH; encoded by the coding sequence ATGCAACTCAGCGGTTTCAACAGCACGTCCAATCGAGTTTTCGACTTCATTTGCCTGTGGATTCTTCCACTGGGCTATCTTTTGCTCCTGTGTGCGCTGTTCTTTCTGCCCGGGCGCAGCCTTCACCACAAGTTGTTTTACGGCCTGTTCAGCATTCCATCGCTGATTGCCCTGTGCCTGCGCCCGCGGGAACTCAAGGAATTGCTGCGTGAACCGGTGTTCATCGCACTGTTGCTGTTCGCCGCGTGGGCCCTGCTAAGCCTGTGCTGGGGACCGACGGATGACGAGAGCATCCCCGCCCAGTTCAAGCCGGCGCTTCATACGCTGCTGTTGTTCGCCGGTTCCTATCTGCTGGTGCGCCACCGCAGCGAAATCATCCAGCCACTGCTGTTCAGCGCGGCGATGGTCGGGTTGATCGCCTCGGTCTACAACCTGTTCATGTTTGCCCATATCTATGAGCCGGGCATGCGACTGATTGGGGGCGGCGCGTTCGACAACCCCTTGCTCAGCTCGCATATCTTCGGCTTTTTCTGTGCCTATTGGTTGAGCCTGAGCATGACCTGCAAGCGGCGCCAGATGCTCTGGCTCAGCCTTCCGGCGATGGCCATCATGTTTGCCGCGGTAATCGCCACGGGCTCCAGGACCCCACTGGTTGCCCTGACACTGGCTGCGCTCTGGCTGGGCTTCATTTGCTGGAATCGTCGTTCAATCGTATTGCTCGCAGCGCTGACCGTCAGTGGGTTAGCGGTCAGCGTGCTGTTTTCGCGGATGCTCATTGAACGAGGCGACTCCTTTCGCTTTGAAATCTGGCAGTTGGCCCTGAGTCGGATTGCCGAACACCCGTGGATTGGCCATGGCTACAACGCCAGCCTGGCACTCGACCCCGGCGTCGGCTACACCTTGCAAGAGCCGCATAGCTTTGCGCTCGGCGTGCTCTATTACGTCGGCATTATCGGCTTGTTGCCCTGGCTGTTTTTCCAGGCCTGGGCCCTGTTGAGCAGCTGGCGCTATCGCGTCCAACCGCTGTTCATTGTTGCCTCGACCTGGCTGATATTCGGGATTGGAGCAGGTTTGACCGAGGGCGGCGGGATCATTTCTCGCCCCAAGGAGCACTGGTTCCTGCTGTGGATTCCGCTGGCGCTGATCGCTGCGCTGAGCATCAACCAGCGCGCCAGACGCCTGCTGGCCACGCCGGTCAAGACGCTGACGCCGACGGCATTCGTGCAGATGGCCGCCAATGCCCAGGTGATCGAGGAGGATGGTCTCGGGCCGAAAGTACTGCGCCTGGTCGATGGCAGTTTCCTCAAGCTGTTCCGTCGTCGTCGCTGGTACACCTCGGGCAGTTTCAACCCTTATTCCGAACGCTTTGCCGTCAACAGCGAGCAACTGCGGACCCTGGGCATTCCAACACCACAGACCCTGGCCCTGTACCGCCTCGAAGACGGCAGCAGCGCGGTGCATTACTCGCCACTGCCCGGCAACACCCTGCGCCAGGTCCTGCAAGGGATCACCGCGCCGGCGGTGCGCCAGGCACTGGTAGAGCGTTTCGGCAAGTTCATGGCGCAGTTGCATGAGCAAGGCGTGTATTTCCGCTCCCTGCACCTGGGCAACGTACTGGTGCTGGACGACGGCGAGTTCGGCCTGATCGATCTGGCCGACATGCGCATCTACCCGTCGTCACTGAGTCTGTCACTGCGTCAGCGTAATTTGCGTCATATGCAACGCTACACCGAAGATCGGCGCTGGCTGTTCGAAGATCACTTCCAGGCGCTGCTCCAGGGATACGCCGCCACCGCATCCACATCCGCCGTAAACAACCTGCACAGGCAAGTGCTGGCCGCCAGCAACACGGCCCGGGCTCATTGA
- a CDS encoding aldo/keto reductase — MSVKTLHDLHRPLGSTGLLVSPLGLGTVKLGRDQGVKYPNGFQIPDDDEARMLLNLARNMGINLIDTAPAYGRSEERLGPLLRGQRQDWVIVSKVGEEFVDGQSSHDFSAAHTRLSVERSLQRLETDFIDLVLVHSDGDDLRILDDCEVYATLAELKNEGKIRGFGFSGKTVEGGLKALEQGDCAMVTYNLNEQNEKAVIDYAAAHGKAILVKKALASGHVCLSPGVDPVRASFELLFQHPGVASAIVGTINPLHLAHNVATVAQVLRRN; from the coding sequence ATGAGTGTAAAAACCCTGCACGATCTGCATCGCCCGCTGGGCAGCACCGGCCTGCTGGTTTCGCCCCTCGGCCTGGGCACCGTGAAACTCGGTCGCGACCAAGGCGTGAAGTACCCCAACGGCTTCCAGATTCCGGACGATGACGAAGCGCGGATGCTGCTCAACCTCGCGCGCAACATGGGCATCAACCTGATCGACACCGCCCCGGCCTACGGTCGCAGCGAAGAACGTCTCGGGCCGTTGCTGCGTGGCCAGCGGCAAGACTGGGTGATCGTCAGCAAGGTCGGCGAAGAGTTTGTCGATGGCCAGTCGAGCCACGACTTCAGTGCCGCCCACACGCGCCTGTCGGTGGAGCGCAGCCTGCAACGTCTGGAAACGGATTTTATCGACCTAGTGCTGGTGCACTCCGACGGCGATGACCTTAGGATCCTCGACGACTGCGAGGTCTATGCGACCCTGGCCGAGCTGAAGAACGAGGGCAAGATTCGCGGCTTCGGCTTTTCCGGGAAAACCGTCGAAGGCGGCTTGAAGGCTCTGGAACAAGGTGATTGCGCCATGGTCACCTACAATCTGAACGAACAGAACGAAAAAGCCGTGATTGACTATGCTGCTGCCCACGGCAAAGCAATCCTGGTCAAGAAGGCCCTCGCCAGCGGTCACGTGTGCCTGAGCCCCGGCGTGGACCCGGTGCGCGCCAGCTTCGAGTTGTTGTTCCAACATCCGGGTGTTGCCAGTGCTATTGTCGGGACCATCAATCCGCTGCACCTCGCCCACAACGTCGCGACCGTTGCCCAGGTCCTACGTAGAAACTGA
- the cysC gene encoding adenylyl-sulfate kinase, whose protein sequence is MNEAQSMSAPMPAIRPYGLALSSQARAALKSQRPCCLWLTGLSGAGKSTLANALELQLNQRGLHTFILDGDNLRGGLCRDLGMGADCRRENIRRMAEVARLMVDAGLIVIVAAISPFRAEREAARQLFAEGDFIEVYVSTSFAVCAQRDPKGLYQAALQGRIKDFTGIDSPYEAPLTAECEIDTQSLALEDACARLSSFLLNK, encoded by the coding sequence ATGAATGAGGCCCAATCGATGTCAGCGCCCATGCCGGCGATTCGCCCCTATGGATTGGCGCTATCGAGCCAGGCCCGGGCCGCGCTCAAGTCGCAGCGTCCGTGCTGCCTCTGGTTGACCGGATTGTCCGGGGCGGGCAAGTCGACCCTGGCCAATGCCCTGGAGCTGCAACTCAATCAACGTGGCCTGCACACCTTTATCCTCGATGGCGACAACCTGCGCGGTGGTCTGTGCCGCGACCTGGGGATGGGGGCTGATTGTCGCCGGGAAAACATTCGGCGCATGGCCGAGGTGGCGCGACTGATGGTCGATGCCGGGCTGATTGTGATCGTGGCGGCGATCTCGCCGTTTCGCGCCGAGCGTGAGGCGGCGCGGCAGCTGTTTGCTGAAGGTGACTTCATCGAGGTCTACGTGAGCACGTCATTCGCGGTCTGCGCGCAACGCGACCCCAAAGGTTTGTATCAGGCCGCCCTGCAAGGCCGGATCAAGGACTTCACCGGCATCGACAGCCCGTATGAGGCACCGTTGACAGCAGAGTGCGAGATCGACACGCAGAGCCTGGCGCTGGAAGACGCCTGCGCTCGGCTATCGAGTTTTTTGCTCAATAAATGA
- the hldE gene encoding bifunctional D-glycero-beta-D-manno-heptose-7-phosphate kinase/D-glycero-beta-D-manno-heptose 1-phosphate adenylyltransferase HldE, with protein sequence MKLSMPRFDQAPVLVVGDVMLDRYWHGGTSRISPEAPVPVVKVEQIEDRPGGAANVALNIAALGAPASLVGVTGDDEAADSLANSLKGAGVRALFQRIAHQPTIVKLRVMSRHQQLLRIDFEEPFATDALALGEQVDELLEGIKVLVLSDYGKGALKNHQVLIQAARARGIPVLADPKGKDFSIYRGASLITPNLSEFEAIVGGCVDEHDLVSKGATLMHDLDLGALLVTRGEHGMTLLRPDHPALHLPARAREVFDVTGAGDTVISTLAAAIAAGEELPHAVALANLAAGIVVGKLGTACISAPELRRAIQREEGSERGVLGLEQLLLAVDDARAHNERIVFTNGCFDILHAGHVTYLEQARAQGDRLIVAVNDDASVSRLKGPGRPINSVDRRMAVLAGLGAVDWVISFPEGTPENLLREVKPDVLVKGGDYGIDQVVGADIVSAYGGTVKVLGLVENSSTTAIVEKIRNN encoded by the coding sequence ATGAAGTTGTCCATGCCGCGATTCGATCAAGCCCCTGTCTTGGTGGTCGGCGATGTCATGCTCGACCGTTACTGGCATGGTGGTACCTCACGGATTTCCCCTGAGGCGCCGGTACCGGTAGTCAAGGTCGAGCAAATCGAGGACCGCCCGGGCGGTGCCGCCAACGTTGCCCTTAACATCGCCGCCCTCGGCGCCCCGGCCTCGCTGGTCGGTGTGACCGGCGACGACGAAGCCGCCGACAGCCTGGCCAACAGCCTCAAGGGCGCTGGCGTGCGGGCGTTGTTCCAGCGTATTGCGCACCAGCCGACCATCGTCAAGCTGCGGGTCATGAGTCGTCACCAGCAACTGCTGCGGATCGACTTCGAAGAACCGTTCGCCACCGACGCCCTGGCGTTGGGCGAGCAGGTCGACGAATTGCTCGAAGGCATCAAGGTGCTGGTGCTGTCCGACTACGGCAAAGGCGCGCTGAAAAACCATCAGGTGCTGATCCAGGCCGCCCGTGCCCGTGGCATTCCGGTGCTGGCCGATCCCAAGGGCAAGGATTTCTCGATCTACCGCGGTGCGAGCCTGATCACGCCGAACCTCAGCGAGTTCGAAGCCATCGTCGGCGGTTGCGTCGATGAGCACGACCTGGTGAGCAAGGGCGCTACCCTGATGCACGACCTCGACCTCGGCGCCTTGCTGGTGACCCGTGGCGAGCACGGCATGACCTTGTTGCGCCCGGATCATCCGGCGTTGCACCTGCCGGCCCGCGCCCGTGAAGTGTTTGACGTGACCGGCGCCGGCGACACGGTAATTTCGACCCTGGCGGCGGCGATTGCCGCTGGCGAAGAACTGCCCCACGCGGTGGCCCTGGCCAACCTGGCGGCGGGCATCGTGGTCGGCAAGCTGGGTACGGCGTGCATCAGCGCGCCGGAACTGCGCCGCGCCATCCAGCGTGAAGAGGGTTCCGAGCGCGGTGTGCTCGGTCTTGAGCAATTGCTGCTGGCGGTCGACGATGCCCGTGCGCACAACGAGCGGATCGTCTTCACCAACGGCTGCTTCGACATTCTGCACGCTGGCCACGTGACCTACCTTGAGCAGGCGCGGGCCCAGGGCGATCGTCTGATCGTCGCGGTCAACGACGATGCTTCGGTGAGCCGCTTGAAAGGGCCGGGTCGTCCGATCAACAGCGTTGACCGGCGCATGGCGGTACTGGCCGGTCTGGGCGCGGTGGATTGGGTCATCAGTTTCCCTGAAGGCACCCCGGAAAACCTGCTGCGCGAGGTCAAGCCGGATGTGTTGGTCAAGGGTGGTGATTACGGGATCGACCAAGTGGTCGGCGCGGACATCGTCAGCGCTTACGGCGGGACAGTGAAAGTGTTGGGGCTGGTGGAAAACAGCTCGACCACGGCAATTGTCGAGAAGATCCGTAATAACTGA
- a CDS encoding sulfotransferase family 2 domain-containing protein, giving the protein MLQRYLWKLLPKQQRAFLLGRLSVVDRQVVNKSMSANLHFPKSFAQRECLFIHVPKCAGSSVCAALFDDWSPGHLPLYWYEQQFPEQFASSFKFAFVRDPLERAYSAYAFLRGNELGRRDQAAQNLVSQYRDFDDFVARWLHPETIGRQLHFAAQTDFLTDSLGHLALDFIGYQEHLARDFALVCEQLKFAVDLPHINSSQQRQPRLARDFCSVRTRRLVRRVYQRDYEMLGYE; this is encoded by the coding sequence ATGTTGCAACGCTATCTCTGGAAACTGTTGCCCAAGCAGCAGCGGGCCTTCCTGCTGGGGCGCCTGTCGGTTGTCGACCGCCAGGTCGTGAACAAGTCGATGTCGGCCAATCTGCACTTTCCCAAGTCCTTCGCACAGCGTGAATGCCTGTTCATTCACGTGCCCAAATGTGCCGGGAGTAGCGTGTGTGCGGCATTGTTCGACGACTGGAGCCCCGGGCACTTGCCGTTGTACTGGTACGAGCAGCAGTTTCCCGAACAGTTTGCCTCCAGTTTCAAATTCGCTTTTGTTCGCGATCCGCTGGAGAGGGCGTATTCGGCTTATGCGTTCCTGCGGGGTAATGAGTTGGGCCGGCGAGATCAGGCGGCGCAGAACCTGGTCAGTCAGTACCGCGATTTCGATGACTTCGTGGCGCGCTGGCTGCACCCGGAGACGATTGGCCGGCAACTGCATTTTGCGGCGCAAACGGATTTTCTCACTGACTCCCTGGGGCATCTGGCGCTGGATTTCATCGGCTATCAGGAACACCTGGCGCGGGATTTCGCGCTGGTCTGCGAGCAGTTGAAGTTTGCGGTGGACTTGCCTCACATCAACAGCTCGCAGCAACGCCAGCCGAGGCTTGCCCGTGATTTCTGTTCGGTTCGGACCCGTCGGCTGGTGCGCCGGGTTTATCAGCGCGATTACGAGATGCTCGGCTATGAATGA
- a CDS encoding metal ABC transporter ATPase: MPRTLIRKNPSNFKTLPLYVEATPEGLSYQSVGMPLNFSQTLQRRRPVSVADTERFALELANLGVSVRLTLHWQNRDYWVLVRQRRQDRGDVVLKLISGYVPAHELNLPLHTAIQEIAEECLLETPEGWLTGRFNDTWLPAPYSSALHYREALPFRLTPLSGSARPVRCANMQLIERPRAYVHLPTASLQLIYDLRLDVPKEAKSLSLFHVDERLEGDQLVARLDRKRPDLYLMPLEDGQPMAELYTLKKDQLYPASTRGLYLAESFARQEGWLVRDERIRWKDWVRQQGLAPPGKDSGLARLRGKATQLLKKIVPRKKVGS; encoded by the coding sequence ATGCCGCGTACGCTCATTAGAAAGAACCCGAGCAACTTCAAGACCCTGCCGTTGTACGTCGAAGCGACTCCCGAAGGCCTGAGTTATCAGAGCGTCGGGATGCCGCTGAATTTTTCCCAGACCCTGCAACGTCGTCGCCCGGTGAGCGTGGCCGACACCGAGCGCTTTGCCTTGGAACTGGCCAATCTCGGGGTCTCGGTGCGACTGACCCTGCATTGGCAGAATCGCGATTACTGGGTACTGGTGCGTCAGCGTCGGCAAGACCGTGGCGACGTGGTGCTCAAGCTGATTTCCGGTTACGTGCCGGCTCATGAGTTGAACCTGCCGTTGCACACGGCGATCCAGGAGATCGCCGAAGAGTGCCTGCTGGAAACCCCGGAAGGCTGGCTGACCGGGCGCTTCAATGACACCTGGCTGCCGGCGCCCTACTCGTCCGCCCTGCATTATCGCGAAGCCCTGCCGTTTCGCCTGACGCCGTTGTCCGGCTCGGCGCGGCCGGTACGTTGCGCCAATATGCAGTTGATCGAACGGCCACGGGCCTATGTGCATTTACCGACCGCGTCGTTGCAACTGATCTACGACTTGCGCCTGGACGTGCCCAAGGAAGCCAAGTCCCTGAGCCTGTTTCATGTCGACGAGCGCCTGGAAGGTGATCAACTGGTGGCACGGCTGGACCGCAAGCGTCCGGACTTGTACTTGATGCCGCTGGAAGATGGCCAGCCGATGGCTGAGCTGTACACCTTGAAGAAGGATCAGCTGTACCCGGCGAGTACCCGAGGGTTGTACTTGGCCGAGAGTTTTGCCCGACAGGAAGGCTGGCTGGTCAGGGATGAGCGGATTCGCTGGAAGGATTGGGTGCGCCAGCAAGGGTTGGCGCCGCCCGGGAAGGATTCAGGGTTGGCGCGGTTGCGGGGGAAGGCCACGCAATTGTTGAAGAAGATCGTGCCGCGCAAGAAAGTCGGCTCTTAA
- the msbA gene encoding lipid A export permease/ATP-binding protein MsbA, which produces MTDSSLSASPSSLKIYFRLLGYVRPYISLFLISIVGFLIFASTQPMLGYILKYFVDGLSNPEAVLFPTVPYLRDLQLLQAVPLLIILIAAWQGFGSYLGNYFLAKVSLGLVHDLRVQLFNNLLVLPNRYFDKHNSGHLISRITFNVTMVTGAATDAIKVVIREGMTVIFLFASLLFMNWKLTLVMVAILPLIAVMVRTASKKFRKQSKKIQAAMGDVTHVSSETIQGYRVVRSFGGEVYEQKRFLAASQGNTDKQLRMTRTGAIYTPLLQLVIYSAMAVLMFLVLYLRGDASAGDMIAYITLAGLLPKPIRQLSEVSSTIQKGVAGAESIFEQLDVEPEIDTGTIERDAVTGRLDVRHLSFTYPDTDRQVLNDISFSVEPGQMVALVGRSGSGKSTLANLIPRFYHHDKGEILIDGVEVEQYKLLNLRKHIAQVTQHVTLFSDTVANNIAYGDLAGAPREDIEKAAKDAYAMDFIAQLPEGLDTQVGENGVLLSGGQRQRLAIARALLKNAPLLILDEATSALDTESERHIQAALDQVMKGRTTLVIAHRLSTIEKADLILVMDQGRIVERGTHAELLAQNGYYARLNAMGLDAPAEDIA; this is translated from the coding sequence ATGACCGACTCCAGTCTCTCCGCAAGCCCATCGAGCTTGAAAATCTACTTCCGTCTGCTCGGCTATGTCCGGCCGTACATCAGTCTGTTCCTGATCAGCATTGTCGGCTTTCTGATTTTCGCCTCGACGCAGCCAATGCTCGGCTACATTCTCAAGTACTTCGTCGATGGCCTGTCCAATCCAGAGGCCGTGCTGTTTCCAACGGTGCCTTACCTGCGCGACCTGCAACTGCTGCAGGCGGTGCCATTGCTGATCATCCTGATTGCCGCGTGGCAAGGTTTCGGCTCGTACCTGGGCAACTACTTCCTGGCCAAGGTGTCCCTCGGGCTGGTCCACGACCTGCGGGTGCAGTTGTTCAACAACCTGCTGGTCTTGCCTAACCGGTACTTCGACAAGCATAACTCGGGTCATCTGATTTCGCGTATCACCTTTAACGTGACCATGGTGACCGGGGCGGCCACGGATGCGATCAAGGTCGTAATTCGTGAGGGCATGACAGTGATTTTCCTGTTTGCCTCGCTGTTGTTCATGAATTGGAAGCTGACGCTGGTCATGGTCGCGATCCTGCCGCTGATCGCGGTCATGGTGCGCACCGCGAGCAAGAAATTCCGCAAGCAAAGCAAGAAGATCCAGGCCGCCATGGGCGACGTGACCCACGTGTCCTCGGAAACGATCCAGGGTTATCGCGTGGTCCGCAGCTTCGGCGGCGAAGTCTACGAACAGAAGCGCTTCCTGGCCGCCAGCCAGGGCAACACCGACAAGCAATTGCGCATGACCCGTACCGGCGCGATCTACACGCCGCTGCTGCAACTGGTGATCTACTCCGCCATGGCGGTGCTGATGTTCCTGGTGCTGTACCTGCGCGGCGACGCTTCAGCCGGTGACATGATTGCCTACATCACCCTGGCCGGCCTGCTGCCCAAGCCGATCCGCCAGTTGTCCGAAGTCAGCTCGACCATCCAGAAAGGCGTGGCCGGTGCCGAGAGCATTTTCGAACAGCTGGATGTCGAGCCGGAAATCGATACCGGTACCATTGAGCGCGATGCGGTCACTGGTCGCCTGGACGTGCGCCACCTGAGCTTCACCTACCCGGACACCGATCGCCAGGTGCTCAACGACATCAGCTTCTCGGTTGAGCCGGGGCAGATGGTGGCGCTGGTAGGGCGTTCGGGCAGTGGTAAATCGACGTTGGCCAACCTGATTCCACGCTTCTATCACCACGACAAGGGCGAGATCCTGATCGATGGCGTTGAAGTGGAACAATACAAACTGCTGAACCTGCGCAAGCACATCGCCCAGGTGACCCAGCATGTGACGCTGTTCAGCGACACCGTGGCCAACAACATCGCCTATGGCGATCTGGCCGGCGCGCCCCGTGAAGACATCGAGAAAGCGGCGAAAGACGCTTACGCCATGGACTTCATCGCGCAGTTGCCCGAAGGCCTGGACACTCAAGTCGGCGAGAACGGCGTGTTGCTGTCCGGTGGTCAGCGCCAGCGTCTGGCGATTGCCCGGGCGTTGCTGAAAAACGCACCGTTGCTGATCCTCGACGAAGCCACCTCGGCCCTTGATACCGAATCCGAGCGGCACATCCAGGCGGCACTGGACCAGGTCATGAAAGGCCGGACCACCCTGGTGATCGCTCACCGGTTATCGACCATCGAGAAGGCTGACCTGATTCTGGTCATGGACCAGGGCCGGATCGTCGAGCGCGGCACCCACGCCGAACTTCTGGCCCAGAACGGCTACTACGCCCGCTTGAACGCCATGGGCCTCGACGCCCCGGCAGAAGACATCGCCTGA
- a CDS encoding DMT family transporter, which translates to MTAYYYLAIAICAEVIATVSMKAVKGFSTPLPLILVIVGYGIAFWMLTLVVRSVPVGVAYAVWAGMGIVMVSVAALFIYGQKLDVPAMLGMGLIVLGVVVIQLFSKTAGH; encoded by the coding sequence ATGACCGCTTACTACTACCTGGCCATCGCCATTTGCGCCGAAGTGATCGCCACTGTTTCGATGAAAGCGGTCAAAGGTTTCAGCACGCCCCTGCCGCTGATTCTGGTCATTGTCGGCTACGGCATCGCCTTCTGGATGCTGACCCTGGTGGTGCGCAGCGTGCCGGTGGGCGTGGCCTACGCGGTGTGGGCCGGGATGGGGATTGTGATGGTCAGCGTGGCAGCGCTGTTTATTTATGGGCAAAAGCTGGATGTGCCGGCGATGTTGGGGATGGGGTTGATTGTGTTGGGCGTCGTCGTCATCCAGCTCTTCTCCAAAACCGCGGGGCATTGA
- a CDS encoding NAD(P)/FAD-dependent oxidoreductase, translated as MPSVISTDVLIVGAGVAGLWLNARLRRQGFSTVLVESASLGGGQSVKSQGIIHGGAKYALHGALTGASEAIADMPRRWREALAGDGELDLSGVRLLSEAHYLWSPGTIAGNLTSFFASKAVRGRVDQVKGDQLPPALQDKRFKGKVYRLAELVIDVPSLIQRLADLAGDGLLAGQTIEPLLDGGILVGLKVDGREIRAQRIVLSAGGGTAALLEALGLSQPAMQRRPLHMIIAKGPSLKPLYAHCLGGGTKPRITVTTHPAADGQWVWYLGGDIAEAEGVAREPAEQIATAQKELGQLLPWIDLSTVQWATLRVDRAEPLQTGLTRPDNAFLAEQGRLLVGWPTKLALAPDFADRVIASLNRDGIQPGPAAPLPDLPKPPMGVPAWEQLLP; from the coding sequence ATGCCATCCGTTATTTCCACCGACGTTCTGATTGTCGGCGCAGGTGTCGCCGGCCTCTGGCTGAATGCGCGTCTGCGCCGCCAGGGTTTTTCGACCGTGCTGGTGGAAAGTGCCAGTCTCGGCGGCGGGCAGAGCGTGAAGTCCCAGGGCATCATCCATGGCGGCGCCAAGTACGCGTTGCACGGTGCGCTGACCGGCGCTTCGGAAGCCATCGCCGACATGCCGCGCCGCTGGCGTGAAGCGCTGGCCGGTGACGGTGAGCTGGACCTGAGCGGTGTGCGCCTGCTGTCCGAAGCCCATTACCTGTGGTCCCCTGGCACGATCGCCGGCAACCTCACCAGTTTCTTCGCCAGCAAAGCCGTGCGTGGCCGCGTCGATCAGGTCAAGGGCGATCAACTGCCGCCGGCGCTGCAAGACAAGCGCTTCAAGGGCAAGGTGTATCGCCTGGCCGAATTGGTGATCGACGTGCCGAGCCTGATCCAGCGCCTGGCCGATCTGGCGGGCGACGGTTTGCTCGCCGGACAGACCATCGAACCGTTGCTGGACGGCGGAATTCTGGTTGGCCTGAAAGTCGACGGCCGTGAGATTCGCGCCCAGCGCATCGTCCTCAGCGCCGGCGGTGGCACCGCCGCGTTGCTCGAAGCGTTGGGCCTGAGCCAGCCCGCCATGCAGCGCCGCCCATTGCACATGATCATCGCCAAGGGCCCGAGCCTCAAACCGCTGTACGCCCACTGCCTGGGCGGCGGCACCAAACCGCGCATCACCGTCACCACTCACCCGGCTGCCGATGGCCAGTGGGTCTGGTATTTGGGCGGCGATATCGCTGAAGCCGAAGGCGTGGCCCGCGAACCCGCCGAGCAAATCGCCACGGCGCAAAAAGAACTGGGCCAGTTGCTGCCGTGGATCGACCTCAGCACCGTGCAATGGGCGACCTTGCGCGTGGATCGCGCCGAACCGCTGCAAACCGGCCTGACCCGCCCGGACAATGCGTTCCTCGCCGAACAGGGCAGGTTGCTGGTCGGTTGGCCAACCAAACTGGCGCTGGCGCCGGACTTCGCTGATCGGGTGATCGCCAGCCTGAACCGCGACGGTATCCAACCCGGCCCGGCAGCGCCGCTGCCTGATCTGCCAAAACCACCGATGGGCGTCCCCGCCTGGGAGCAACTGCTGCCATGA